Proteins encoded by one window of Arachis ipaensis cultivar K30076 chromosome B04, Araip1.1, whole genome shotgun sequence:
- the LOC107636716 gene encoding protein MAIN-LIKE 1-like translates to MGDDPGRLYRLDGVAHIAGVINDEPRRCISSMRRQQRMRLDERYVPYLQMAGLYHLARLNDRLFRLDEPLVSAFVKRWRPETHTFHMLFGECTITLQDVVYQLGLPVDERYVSGCLTDFHVYIEGDKPAWQWFHELLGVLPPANQIQKFAVNYTWFQETFGECPEEADEETVRRFTRAYIMMLLGTQLFDDKSGNRIHIRWLPFVARLEEMGGYSWRSATLAWLYRCIC, encoded by the exons atgggggacgatccgggaaGGCTGTATCGACTGGATGGAGtcgctcatatagccggggtgatcaacgacgag CCCCGGCGTTGCATATCGAGCATGCGGCGGCAACAGAGGATGCGACTGGATGAGAggtacgttccgtacttgcagatggccggattataccatcttgcgagactGAACGACAGATTGTTCAGATTGGACGAGCCCCTTGTGAGTGCCTTCGTGAAGCggtggcgtccggagacgcacacgttcCACATGctgttcggagagtgcacgatcacacttcagGACGTTGTGTACCAGTTGGGGTTGCCAGTGGATGAACGTTACGTCAGTGGTTGCCTGACAGACTTCCACGTATATATAGAGGGTGACAAGCCAGCTTGGCAGTGGTTCCATGAGTTGCTCGGTGTGTTACCTCCCGCGAACCAGATACAGAAGTTCGCAGTGAACTATACCTGGTTCCAGGAGACTTTTGGAGAGTGCCCTGAGGAGGCAGATGAGGAGACGGTGAGGCGCTTTACCcgtgcctatatcatgatgttATTGGGCACCCAGCTGTTTGACGACAAGTCAGGCAATCGTATACACATCAGATGGTTACCGTTTGTGGctaggcttgaggagatgggtgGCTATAGCTGGCGGTCGGCGACACTagcatggttgtaccggtgcatatGCTGA
- the LOC107636715 gene encoding uncharacterized protein LOC107636715: MKYDRTKEPQEHLTAFEARMNLEGAADVVRCRAFPIILAGYAIKWFNGLPNGSIASFDVVSRKFMDQFTARITKAKHLINLLGITQRQDESMRKYLDRFNDECLTIDGHTDLVVGLCLTNGLMDVDFRKHLTTKPVWTMHEIQSVTRKYINDEEVSQVVAANKRKHGNTTPRSNPLPKAS; this comes from the coding sequence ATGAAGTATGACAGAACCAAGGAACCCCAGGAACACCTAACAGCCTTCGAGGCAAGGATGAACTTGGAAGGAGCCGCCGATGTGGTCCGATGCAGGGCCTTTCCGATAATCTTAGCCGGCTAtgcaatcaaatggttcaacggcCTCCCGAATGGTTCCATAGCCAGCTTTGACGTCGTCTCTAGAAAGTTTATGGACCAGTTCACTGCCAGGATCACCAAAGCAAAGCACCTGATCAACCTACTCGGAATTACCCAAAGACAAGACGAATCCATGAGGAAATACCTCGACAGATTCAACGATGAGTGCCTAACGATCGATGGACACACGGACTTGGTAGTTGGTCTCTGTCTAACCAATGGACTCATGGATGTAGACTTCCGAAAGCACCTCACCACCAAGCCAGTCTGGACTATGCACGAAATCCAAAGTGTCACGAGGAAATATATAAATGACGAAGAGGTAAGCCAAGTCGTGGCCGCCAACAAACGGAAGCACGGCAACACGACACCTCGTAGCAACCCACTACCGAAAGCGTCCTAG